TCCTAGAGATTTTTAAACAAGTTATGCAAATCaatatattttcatatatattttttgtgtgACTATTTTTATAGGTATCAGGAAGAAAAAGAGGTAAACAAATGACCAAATCTAATTCATAATAACTACatgtttagaaaaaaaaatggaacaaAAAAGTATCAAATACAATATTAAGAAAAGGGACACTAACGAGCAAAGGAGGATTGAAAGAATATAACATAACCCCTGCTTTTAATGTTTTGCTCTTAATTTCATAATTTGTTCTAATTGAGGTACATGGATAACGGGATAAGGACAAATCAACCAAGAGAAGAGTTTGTAGAAGTCCCATCAAAATAAGGCATATGCATCTAAACTATGTTTATACATAGATATTCCCTTTTATCATGTACATGTTTTGTGCAATAAAATAAGATGATAAAAAAGTGATATCATAAACTGGGCTATTTTGACAAAATAATAACAATGAAATAAAAttatttaaatatatttaattttagtTAAAAGGATGCCAAATATTATCATGGAATAagctagctacccgcgctattagcgcgggccaccttgctagtttctTAGTAGAAAAAAGTTTGATGGCAGCTTGTCTATTAGATTAAAACTTATGTCTAGCACCTGTAAAAGCTGTAGCTTCTGGATCTCTTTTGGAATCTTAGTGATACCTGCATCTCTTAGACTCAAATACCTAAGGTGAATCAAATTGCAGATTTCCTTGAAGCACCTATTGTCCACTTGCTTACAGCCACTTAAGCACATTACACGCAAGAATGGAAAGGTTGAAAGGGGTGGCAACCAAAGAAATGCTTGACGACGACACAAATCAGCAATAAGTGACCTCATATGGCACAAGTTTGCAGCTGATAAGTGCTTGACATCCTCTTCATTGCTGGTTTTGAGGGACAATCAATGTATCCTTCCTGGTTGACACCTGGGCTGTTGGTCATGTATTGTTGCCAGGAAACCATCCTCATTTGCCAAGCGTGTGATGAGATCAAGTACCATATCATGTACTTGAAGAAATGACTCCTTGCTTAAAGGGTTGACACGTCGTTGAATCATACTTCTGTTGATTAGCTCATCGATATAATCCTCACCTACCTCATAAAAGGACTTCCCCTGTTCTTTGAGGATGAACCCTTCACCCATCCATTTCCATATTAATTGTTTCGTGCTTATCTCATAATCTTCTGGATATGAACTTAAATACAACATGCAATTTTTCAAATGTGGAGGCAGGTCATAATAACTAATTGCGAGTATTCTTCTCATATCCTCTACATCAGGACTATCTTCCAGACCAGAACCCAGTGTTTTACACACCTTGGACCAGTATTGATGTATATTTTCCATTCCCTTTTTACAAGCCAGCGTACTGGCTATCGTTATGATAGCTAGAGGCACACCTCCACATTTTCGTAAAATCTCTGTAGATACTTCAGCCAATTTATTTGAAAGACTTTTATCTTCAGTACCAAATATTCTAAGGTTGAATAACATTCTAGAGTCAGCGAGAGAAAGAGGATGTAGTTGATAGACACCACCGATTTTATTGGCAATATCAAGATTGTGAGTTGTTGAAATGATATACTTCCACATTCATTGTCAACTAAAGCATATTGGATCGTCTTCCACACAGAAGTTTTCCATAAATCATCGACAACAACCAGATACCTTACAAGGGGGTGACAAAGAGACCATACATTAGTAAAAGCTTGACaaactttgttttttttttaaatgatcATGCTATCAAAGAGAAAATGTATACATGTACAAAATGTTGTCACCCGATTTTCAAGGTGGTTTTAGTATTTATCCAACATCACCATTCAAAGATAACTTCCAAGTTTGCAGGAATATTATCATGAGACAATAATAGTGCAAGTATGAAAGAGTAATAGCAAATTATCAATACTATGCATAATAAATGTAGAATTTGCATTCGATTTAAAAATATGCCAGTAAATAATTTTTTCTATGAATTACTTTCACCTCCAATTACCTAATCCACTACACTCATCCACTCGGCGCACGGCCTTTGGTACATATTAATGCAGAGGGCCCCTATACTACAGGCTATATACATCGAGGTATACATATATATCTAAAAAAATTCATGTATCATATTCTATTATTTCTCAGTTTGGTATCTTTAAATAGTTAAAACTGGAGATTTGATATATACTCTTATTCAAAGGAAACTTTTATGGTATATGACAAGACTGGATGTAATCATCTCAGTaaaaacttttgcaaatcctTATTCTTAAATTAGTTcattattttaaattaaagAATATGCTGATTAAGTAAGACAACTGATACTAGCAAAAGTGATGGAAAATTAGATTATGTCAATGTACACGTATATATACAGAGATAGGCTCATACATACCTCTTGTCGTGAAGAAGGGCTCTTACTTCATTGATAAGTTGTTGTGTATCACAGGTTCCTACATTTTTGTCATAGCCTAGTTAAAAGGCTCTTACTTCACTGAATAGTTGGCAGAGCATGTTAATGAAAATCCTCTCTATATTAGGATTTTCAGACACAGAGACGAAGGCCGTGTATTCAAATTGCCCTTTAAGTTTGTCATACACCACCTTAGCAAGtgttgtcttgcctaattgttgacagccaaatttggcacctgccgaggtcgaccggtctgaccggtcgggccgaccggtcagaccggtctgttctgTACAGtgcgagtagaattagggtttttgtaaagagtcatcatgtaatcctactcgtgaaggggtacgtcttccccggcctataaatataaaggctaaggccgattgaggttattcccaatcgaatcaatacaaaaatcgcattacttttatctctcaaaccctagccttttccaaccctagattgctttcttccttcgtctcgacggcgtttgaagacgttctgagtggcctgccgacctcaaagcaaccctacgatcacgagctccgacggggtccctcccgagctcgctgttctaggtcttcgcgagttCCCTGTCTGCACCGGTCAGGCCGATCGGCgaaaccgatcagaccggtccgcccagggttttcgctgtgttgatcgttttgacgatcgtcgcgcgttctagcgcattcaggtgtgtttggcgcaattctgtgtcaacacactttttggcgactccgctgggcagagattaatctggttttaaaaccgatctaatctactcctcgaagaagatgggctcttcagagatcaacaaggaaaacatcatcacAGCTACAATGGAGGAGGTCATCGAAGAGGAGtgcaaggcctaccttcttgtggaggagcacgtcaaagcacaattcttgaagggcttcaagaaggatcgtggtggcctcgtcaagagagtggaggagttcgtactgccgtctctcaagcttagcaaggataagattaaagagatccccaatgtaaacctctctccctctgatatGTTAGATCGAATGTCATCCATAATGGATCAAAAGATTGTTGCTGCACAAGCTGCTGCGGGTGATATTTTGATTAAATTaagtagtgatgttgatgcgcttaaaggtaaacaacccatgtcagatcctagctcatcagatccgagttcggctacccctgagttcacatctgaaccactcTATGGTATGTCGCCAAACTCGTTCTCAGGGCGAACCCCGCCACCGTCGACCATGCACACTGCACCTGCCGGACCGGTCCcacagatcggtcagaccggtccgatcggtcagaccggttatcaaatcagtcagaccggttactcagtgccgtcgccgacgcctctcgagacaattccaggttcggctgcccctagccgaactaatgaattgtcacTGTATACACCACCTCGCACTACTACTGTAGCGGGAGGACCACGAGGATCTGGACCTAACCAAGGACCGATTCCGATTTCTTTACAAACGATGGCGCATGGAAATTCTAATGTGCATcgtttttctgagttttataccAGCCAACACTATCAGGCCGATTTTCTTAAGTTCAAAGAGGATCTGGCAAATGCGATTAAaagtaagcttggggtggatatgggtactacatgtttatatcaaaaaccttatccagctgagtttgattttactccttttcctgctggttggcgtattcctgagtttactaaattcaatgttgatgattctcgtacaacttgggaacacgttagtcaatatgtcttgcaattaggagaagccggtttcaatgatgctttgcgtgtgcgtttattttctttatctttgactggaacgactttctcttggttttcctcgcttgctcctaattctattcgcaattgggctcagttggagcataagtttcatgatcacttctttagtggggaaaccgaagcaaaattgttggacttaatatcgattaagcaaggacgtgatgaatcttcttcagattatttcaaaagatttaaagaaattaaaaatcagtgttttagtttgacgatttttgaaaaagatttggcggatttgacgtttaatggtttacgttcttatttgaaagagaaactcgagggctttgaatatcatactgtgaatttcttgcaagtcaaagtcatgggtttagagtttaaacttaaaaatgcaaaagatactttcaagactcatcggtccaacacacatattcttgatcatgattcggatagttcggacgatgatagcaaggaagtatatgctgcagagtttgtttggccatcaaaggccaaacccggttcagttccgtctctcaagccgattcaaaagaatcggcaagaggagctgaaatttacttttgatgtttctaaatgtgatcggatttttgatgaattgcttaagaatggtaacatccgattgtcacatgctattccatctcccgacgaacttaaacgacatgcatattgtaagtggcataactctacatctcatgctactaatgattgtaatgtttttcgtcgacaggtacaatcggccattaatgaaggacgattggtactttttgagatgcaaattgacaaggCTCCTTTCCTTGTTCATAcactggaattgaacaatccaaaggtgctcattcggccggaacaagctgaaggagctaaggggaagaatgttgtcatcggtgatctAAGACCGATGGATACAAGTGACAAGATCCTTGCCCGAGAAGTCATCAAAGAGAAGATtgatgatggcaaggatactCTAAAGATCATAGTCAGAAATtccagactcggggggcaaggaagctctccaccagaaaatcggtctgctgatcaagcacgaccggtcagaccggtgtctccgaccgatcagaccggtctgaccggtcagaccggttcctccagccggtcagaccgctctggtgaccgtccccggactttcaagccaaaacgtccggaagtgggtacttggaagaccaacgaggtgaaggtgcagggaagagaTGCTAACCAGAggcccaccttcaaccagttgttgaacaagtacacaaaggtaGTTCAAAACGATCGGCAGCTAAAAAAGGGACCGCATTCACCACCGCGCCAAGATCGTCCAGCGtccccaaggagggaatccaACATGCGTAGAAgtgatgttgtcacattgtatcctcctaagaagatgtatgctaccatgccatggatgccaccggcgtcaaatgcaacaaatccggcatgggagcatgaagggatatggatgcagtgtttcccAATGCCTTATCCTCTACATTATCAGGGGGAAAGTTCCAGAGTACCAgtacatgaccgattgggaccacgccaatctgatccagtgcagcaggctgcatcggtcagaccggtctcactaGTGGCCGGGCTAGGTTCCTGCTCCAAGATTCGAGTATCAcatcaaggaaaagaaagaggagcaGAAGCCTGTTGCTGATCTAGAGAAGCCTAAAACTGATGTTgttcaaatcggtgaaatcaaGGTGCCCATAAAGGATACGGGCAAAAAGCCGATGGACATAGAGAAATCGGTTGAGGTTCCTTCACAAAAGCcagtcatggccaatgatcatgaggccggtagcagcaagagcgcagcagataagtaccatcagcctaggtggtgcccttcgGGTTTAACTCATATACAGAAGAGGAAGTTGCAGTGCCTTCGTAGCAAGgaaaagaaggagcaggagaaagagaagatgagggatgagaacttcaacagatacaggcccatgttccctcagagcaaggtttggaaggtcaagacagctgatcagccagccagaccggtcggaccaccGCAgctgaccagtcagaccggtcagatagaccggtcagaccgctctgaccaactggtcagaccggttaagCATACTGCAGAGCCGGCAGCCGAATCGGCACCGCCCATTTCGGTTTCTTCTGTAgatgaagccccagcagttcctcCAACCGCAGAAGATGAGGAATTGGTAGATTATGAAGCGTCTCCGGAGCACACCAACttggagatcaatgtggtgcATTTATCTTCAGATTACTTCGTGGTCCCGGAGGAagatttggctcatcttcagtttgggccccgtgaagatgtgttccagaagccaagcgagaagGACAACCACCTCAAGGCTCTTTacatgaggggacacatcaacgggaagccggtgactcgcatgctagtggatggtggggctaTTGTTAATCCTATGCCCTACTCGCTATACAAGAAGCTCGGTGTCCAAGACGAGGActtgatcaagacaaacatgacggtcagtggtgttggagggagcgagTCCCTTAGCGCCAAAGgggttgcttccatggagctcaccattgggagtaagacgcttgctacagctttcttcgtctcggaagtgcaaggtaactacaatttgattcttgggagggattggattcatgcaaatcagtgtgttccttctaccttgcatcagtttcttgttcagtggatccGCGATGAGGTcgagattgtccatggggacacttcgtcctttgttgctttggccgattcggattctattagtgcacacgacaacgtcaagtgcCTATCGGGCATGGATCTGTCCGgttatgatttgatcagttgcactaaggatggttttgtttctgctatactaaagccgatggataatcggctaaatcatttaatgtaaatcagatgagtacaacagaagctACAGAAGCGACCGGTTAGACAGCCCGTGCCGACCGATCCTGTCCCGTTCGGCGcacagggccgaccggtcagaccggacaccccgaccggtcagacggTCCAACACAgaatggctgcagcagaggctagatcaatatcgggcacgtacgaacgatatgtgtgaagccattgaggATTCTGATGATCTAGATAAGCTGGGCAAAGGGTTtacatcggccgatcctttagaaaaggtagacattggtgatggaaTTGTTCCTAGGCTgacctttgtaaacaaaaatttatcggctgaatataaagccgatttggttaatttattgaaggaatatgttgattgctttgcttgggagtatcatgaaatgcctggtttgagtcataatcttgttgagcatcgtttaccaattaaagccggttttagaccttataaacaaccggttagacgtttcaatcccattatttatgaccgaattaaaattGAAATTAATCATTTACTTGATGctagatttattcggtcttgtcattatgctgattggatctcaaATATTGTGCCCATTGAGAAAAAAgattcggggaaaattagagtgtgcattgattttagagatcttaataaagctactcccaaggatgaatatcctatgcctatagccgatatgttgatcaatgaggcttccggacatcgtgtcatttgttttcttgatggtaatgccggttacaatcaaatatttatggccgaagaagatatatctaaaacggcctttagatgtccaggaTTTGTCGGGTTGTTTGAGTGagttgttatgacttttggtttgaaaaatgcgggtgctacttatcaaagagctatgaatttaatcttctatgatttgcttggtgtcattttggaggtgtacattgatgatattgtcattaaatcggccggtttggatcatcatttagccgatttgagacttgctcttgagaggatgcgccggtatggtttgaaagtgaatccactcaaatgtgcttttggtgtatcggctggaaagtttcttggctttattattcatgagaagggaatagaggttgatcctaaaagaattgaagccatgaggaAGGTCGACATGCAAAaaggatttacagaagttcttgggcaaggtaaatttcttgataaggtttatatctaacttaTCCGGGAAGATTGAtacttttactcctattcttcggttaaaagatgaaaccgaatttacttggggggcaaaacagcaagaagcatttgagaagatcaagatttatttatCTTCGCCAccgtactcaaagcacctaggagaggagtacctttcagactttatgtggctgctgaagacaaggttattggggctgttttgattcaagaaaccgaagggaaggagtatatcattacatatctaagccgacgacttattgatgcggagacgaggtatacatttattaataagttgtgtttgtctctttattatgcttgtaccaaattaaggcattatctactatctagtacttgcataatagtgtgtcaaaccgatgtgatcaaacatatgttacaaaaaccaattttgagtggtagaatcggcaagtgggcttatgctttggttgaatatgatttggcttgtgaacctttaaaatctatgagaggcaaAATTgaagcggattttattgttgagcatcagattaatgacaagcatgatctagaaatcggctatattacttgcacaccatggaagttgtactttgatggatcggtttgtgatgatggtcaagagattggtgctgttcttatttctccgaatggtgctgtttttgagttttcaaaccgattggaagaagaatgcacaaataaccaagttgagtatgaagcgcttctatttggcttggaattcttgcaatccatgggtgtgaaacatgttgaagcctttggagattctcttctagtGGTGCATCAaatatccaaggtatgccagtgctataatgattctctaaatgcatatcttgataaatgcctcgatattatttcctccttcgatgaatttattattaaacatataccgagggaagagaatggaaaggcaaatactctggctcagcaagcatctggctataatgttacgaaaaaatatttcaacattcgcaagccgatgtaaacgaaagccgagtttctggttctggacacaccggtccgaccggtcagcgagaccggtctgaccggtgatgctgCTGATGGTTTTGGTTCGGCCAAAAATGATGATTCAATTATCTCGgccgaagcccaggattggaTCCCTCTTATGACATATTTGAGAGATTCTGGCCGTGGTgcggagagaaatattcggtgtttggctttcaagtatgttttaattgacgatgagctttatcgtcgaactgccaaagatttgcttctcaaatatttagactcggatcagactcgggttgctatgggtgaggttcatgaaggtatttgtggtactcatcaatcggctcccaatatgaagtggttactcagaagagccggtttctattggcccaccatgctatccgattgtttTAGATACtttaaagggtgtgaagaatgtcagcgatttGGTGATTTgtaattggtgcctgctgcgttgatgcatcctattattaaaccatggccgttccgaggttggggttggattttattggacaaattaattctccatcttcaaaggggcatcgcttcgtgttagttgctatagattattttactaagtggactGAAGCAGtttctttgaagaatatgacacatagggaggtaattgagtttattactgagcatattattcatagattcggcattccacaaactttgacaatgaatcaaggttcttcatttatatcaaaagaggtgcgtgcctttgccaaatcttataagattaagttgatcaattcatctccatactatactcaggccaatgggcaggccgagtctagtaataagattttgatcaaacttgtcaagaagaagatagaagaaaatcctaagaggtggcatgaagtgttatccaaAGAATTGTGGGCTCAtcatatatctagacatggtgctactaaggttactccttttgagcttgtgtatggtcaagaggccgttttccccgttgaggtaaatctggacgtatataggttggcaaagcaaaatgacctctccgctgttgattaccatgatttgatgatggataatattgatgaggtgaccgacaagcgtttgaaggctttgaaggagattgagaaagacaagcttcgggtggccagagcttacaacaaaaaggtaaaacttaaatcttttcaggttagggatttggtttggaagacaattttgcctcttggcatgaaaagcaacaagtttggcaaatggtcgccaagttgggagggtccatacaagattatcaaagttATCTCCAGAAATtcatatatggtggagacggtgcaaggtgaacATCTACCcagggctatcaatgggagatacatgaagaaattctatcctagcatatggcaaagtgcgtgaagacgaagacgggcggtattggatatcgcccttagttttatttttagacttgtatgctctgtgtaaaacatgtacatcaaaatagttcttgctttttgacttgtgaaactcaccaaaaagcaggggggcatatgttgacagccaaatttggcacctgttgaggtcgaccggtcgggccgaccggtccgaccggtctgaccggtcgggccgaccggtccgaccggtctggtctttacagtccgagtagaattagggtttttgtaaagagtcctcatgtaatcctactcgtgaaggggtacgtcttccccggcctataaatataaaggctaaagccgattgaggttattcccaatcgaatcaatacaaaaatcgcattacttttatctctcaaaccctagccttttccaaccctagattgctttcttccttcgtctcgacggcgtttgaagacgttctgagtggcctgccgacctcagagcaaccctacgatcacgagcttcgacggggtccctcccgagctcgctgttctaggtcttcgcgagttacctgcctgcaccggtcaaaccggtcggcgaaaccggtcagaccggtcggcgaaaccagtcagaccggtccgcccagggttttcgctgtgtggatcgttttgacgatcgccgcgcgttctagcgcattcagatgtgtttggcgcaattctgtgtcaacactaATCCCCCGAAACCAACAATAGAGACTGCCTTGAGCTGTTTCTTCGACAACTTATCCCCCTCCATTAGCTTGTCAATAAGCTCATTGCTCTTCTCTTCAGTGCCGATGAGCTCAACTGTCTTTTTGTACATAGCTGATAGGCGAAGGTTCTTAACAGGTATATCCACAGGCTTGGCAGCAACCTGAGTAACCATGTACCTATCACAGCGCTCGCTCACCTCCTTGATGCTTCTTTTGAGATCTTTAATCTCGGTGCCTAATTGGTGGCGGATCCTGGCCTTGGTCAAGAGGTCAAGGCTTCTGTCGATGAAGCCTCGGAGACCATGCCGCTCCTTTGGCTCACGATCTATGCGAACCATGAAAGTATCAACCTTATCCTCGACGTCGTAGGACAGTTGCCTGACCTCCCTTGCCCAAAGCTTGACTTGGATGTCAATGGGCGCCTCAGAGACCTTGAGCAGAGCAGCCTGCATGCTCTCAAACTCTGCTTTGAGGAACATGATTTCATCCCTAACGCCCTTCTGCAGATTGTACTCATCCGTGAGCAGGTCCCCCAGCTAGGATAGGAGGGAGCTCATCGCGCCCGTAACGACCCCCATCCCCACTTCCTCGAGCACTCCCTAGTTGCTTGCCCTGGTTCCAATGTCCCCTCAATTTCAACCGGAGGACAAAGCAAGCAGGAAAGGAAATAGCTGCAGGGTGGCCTTAATTACAACAAACACACCAGATGGGAGTCCGCCTGCATGCAAGTCATTGCCTGCAAAGTGAAAGAAAACAACGACAAACTGACTCAAATCCCATGGGAACGGGGGCGAAAAGAAGTACAAAAGAATCGCAAGAATAAAGATCCAAACCTTAGGCAGCCCAAAAAACGATCATATCCGAGAGCAAAAGGGCGGCCGCGGGATAAATCCGAATATGAAGACTGATCAGATGTGAAGACTGAGGT
This genomic interval from Panicum virgatum strain AP13 chromosome 8K, P.virgatum_v5, whole genome shotgun sequence contains the following:
- the LOC120645722 gene encoding uncharacterized protein LOC120645722, giving the protein MQAALLKVSEAPIDIQVKLWAREVRQLSYDVEDKVDTFMVRIDREPKERHGLRGFIDRSLDLLTKARIRHQLGTEIKDLKRSIKEVSERCDRYMVTQVAAKPVDIPVKNLRLSAMYKKTVELIGTEEKSNELIDKLMEGDKLSKKQLKAVSIELLGLHLQKKPKWAVPIRLPALQYA